The following are encoded together in the Bradymonas sediminis genome:
- the gatB gene encoding Asp-tRNA(Asn)/Glu-tRNA(Gln) amidotransferase subunit GatB → MSQKISEEIRQRYEVVIGLEVHVQLRTETKIFSGASAAYGAAPNTQVSPLDLGLPGVLPVLNMRAVEFAMKAGFALNCEVREWSRFARKNYFYPDMPKGYQITQFEHPICEFGHLEVAVDPAGLAPGADAPQGAEATKKVRILRIHMEEDAGKSTHVEGQPYSLVDLNRAGVPLIEIVSEPDIRSASEAVDYLKKLRNIVVYLGISDGNMQEGSFRCDANVSVRPWGQEALGTRSELKNINSFKFVHDAIDFEVNRQIAMLESGEKVVQETRLYNPDKGETFSMRSKEESHDYRYFPEPDLPPLVIDSAWMERVKTTLPELPEARRARYLGELGLSEYDAGVLTDDFLLSEYFNEAVAACPKDAKPSLYKSVANWIINELLARLDGETGLADVKVRPPQLARLVQLIDEDAISGKIGKKVFDEMLASGAEPDAIIEAKGLKQISDSGALGEIIDQLIAENPEPVADYRAGNNNIVGWFVGQVMKATRGQANPKVVNKLLVEKLRGDA, encoded by the coding sequence ATGAGTCAGAAAATATCTGAAGAAATTCGTCAGCGCTACGAGGTCGTCATTGGCCTTGAGGTGCATGTTCAATTGCGCACCGAGACCAAGATTTTCAGCGGGGCGTCGGCCGCCTATGGCGCCGCGCCGAATACCCAGGTCTCGCCGCTGGACCTCGGGCTGCCGGGCGTCTTGCCGGTCCTGAATATGCGGGCGGTTGAGTTCGCGATGAAGGCCGGTTTCGCGCTCAATTGCGAGGTGCGCGAGTGGAGCCGCTTCGCGCGCAAAAATTATTTCTATCCCGATATGCCCAAGGGCTATCAGATCACGCAATTCGAGCACCCGATCTGCGAGTTCGGGCACCTCGAGGTCGCGGTCGACCCGGCCGGGCTTGCCCCCGGCGCCGACGCGCCCCAGGGCGCCGAGGCCACCAAAAAGGTGCGCATCCTGCGCATTCATATGGAGGAGGACGCCGGTAAATCGACCCACGTCGAGGGCCAGCCCTATAGCCTGGTCGACCTTAACCGCGCGGGCGTCCCGCTCATCGAGATTGTCAGTGAGCCCGATATTCGCTCGGCTAGCGAGGCGGTCGATTACCTCAAAAAGCTGCGAAATATCGTGGTCTACCTGGGGATTTCGGACGGCAATATGCAGGAGGGATCGTTTCGCTGCGACGCCAACGTCTCGGTGCGCCCCTGGGGCCAGGAGGCGTTGGGCACCCGCAGTGAGCTCAAGAATATCAACTCCTTTAAATTCGTTCACGACGCCATCGACTTCGAGGTGAACCGCCAGATCGCCATGCTCGAATCGGGCGAAAAGGTCGTCCAAGAAACACGTCTTTATAACCCGGATAAGGGCGAGACGTTTTCGATGCGCAGCAAGGAAGAGTCCCACGATTATCGCTATTTCCCCGAGCCGGATCTGCCGCCCTTGGTCATTGATTCGGCGTGGATGGAGCGGGTCAAGACGACCTTGCCCGAGCTGCCCGAAGCGCGGCGCGCGCGCTACCTCGGCGAGCTTGGCTTGAGCGAATATGACGCCGGTGTGCTGACCGACGATTTTCTGCTCTCGGAGTATTTTAATGAGGCTGTCGCCGCGTGTCCCAAAGACGCCAAACCCAGCCTCTATAAGTCCGTCGCCAATTGGATCATCAACGAATTGCTCGCCCGCTTGGACGGCGAGACGGGGCTTGCTGATGTGAAGGTTCGCCCGCCCCAGCTTGCGCGACTTGTGCAATTGATCGACGAGGACGCGATCAGCGGAAAGATCGGCAAAAAGGTCTTCGACGAGATGCTCGCGAGCGGAGCAGAGCCCGACGCGATCATCGAAGCGAAGGGCCTGAAGCAGATTTCAGATAGCGGCGCGCTTGGTGAGATTATCGACCAATTAATCGCTGAGAATCCCGAACCCGTCGCGGACTATCGCGCCGGGAATAACAATATCGTCGGATGGTTTGTCGGTCAGGTTATGAAGGCCACGCGCGGCCAGGCGAACCCGAAGGTGGTCAATAAATTGCTCGTTGAGAAGCTACGAGGTGATGCATGA
- a CDS encoding ATP-binding protein, translating to MKLDAISLEALAEIRRYPALLARLSQVGVESGSQQWAARELLGDVLEEALPADGDSSTFARLLEDGEIAAANKFHDLAGFGKRERMRITTRRSACQQQLQQVRRRVMGLQLLLKGTEEGSLIERGERIRKLEEDEQARELRPGWVIRRLREEETYLEEVIANEIHVIQQEYQGLIESSQNTQNRDLAQALQRLGQLLRSRENLPTARKMLHLARRAKDGTLSRDDLKSLHHAGHFRQRVVRPWVDFDLNGVPDAAGIARQFRQPKSFPEIDSPAVRDEAIALFEALSVRRSRLDVEASAEQLFKFLGLNGDLSRPVRSRRGALYTIEFGTPRVASFRSSRFGSGIQLIIPSKASPSTIAELLNQAPDDCFPIVYYPGRLNRSLMEQLRLADDVAHFDNYDLLRLCEAPLEQRELGFQQVILPRSPFHAVKPWQLGGPVSAEMFKGRRAVIESLKDEKGSTVLFSGRMMGKSSILDRIYRDIESDTTHPLHRAIKISNSRAQLFRALTNELADLLPPAEAKRVKAKVDRIEDTSAQSPAQKGELEAQRLNLIGKVLDTFFEQDGARLWILIDEADRFAADDARKPRDHSIAWLLRDREFNHPGRLRVVFAGFQTIHNQVISENGAFANWFGIKQLSTLEDSDARALIVEPFADFAFSFASEAGVDRILEFTGGHPLLIQEVCARLMERTQARRTGSLEDEVITIEAGDVEVVCRDDQLRDRLHQVLSLNLNENPRLKLMVYLILYSCGTGSESTLRLEDFSLASLKAELLKWYGEQFNDYFDEKNIGALIARLKALGLIRSHGARYEFVNQTFARMLLESPTFEQTLEELLSYVTDPVQGQHRRFVTLPNEHLERVTHNRESEEKQNLLFIGLPETRGDYIAKKLFGQADSGGEDYREAEALNYSVDTRVFLLSGAQCESVEDVRAVLKRELKETRKTLSLADFMVKNNLETLVITQADKLAESGALLDISRSLNERDRYVFAFGGAPLARAYVGRLFAENFDTIRLERLRAADIVRWGHRFLPQEEDHAIIFDDHCSRDVRRATGGYLPLVREFAEFVRRNHQTAREYLPSPEDVKKFEKVRQNETIRQALLSELSPVEAEFIGGFYRFAAAEDLWAFERELVENLVLPHLREALGLDAGAMRDALEVLQLLDLIGRVTEEGARLVQLDMEGPLARLYGAGEAL from the coding sequence ATGAAGCTTGACGCGATATCATTGGAAGCATTGGCCGAGATCCGGCGCTACCCGGCGCTATTGGCCCGACTCTCACAGGTCGGGGTGGAGTCCGGGAGCCAGCAATGGGCGGCCCGCGAGCTGCTGGGCGATGTGCTCGAGGAGGCGCTCCCGGCCGATGGAGATAGCTCGACTTTTGCCCGACTTCTGGAGGATGGGGAGATCGCGGCGGCCAATAAATTTCACGACCTCGCCGGATTCGGAAAACGCGAGCGCATGCGCATCACCACGCGCAGGAGCGCGTGCCAGCAGCAGCTGCAGCAGGTGCGCCGACGCGTGATGGGGCTGCAGCTTTTGCTCAAGGGGACCGAAGAGGGCTCGTTGATTGAGCGGGGTGAGCGGATTCGAAAACTCGAGGAAGACGAGCAGGCTCGGGAGTTGCGCCCGGGGTGGGTGATCCGGCGGTTGCGCGAGGAGGAGACCTATCTCGAAGAGGTGATCGCCAACGAGATTCATGTCATTCAACAGGAATACCAGGGGCTTATCGAGTCCTCCCAAAATACCCAAAACCGCGACCTCGCCCAGGCCCTGCAGCGTCTGGGGCAATTGCTCCGGTCCCGAGAAAACCTGCCGACCGCGCGCAAGATGCTGCACCTTGCGCGGCGCGCCAAAGACGGCACGCTGAGCCGCGACGACCTCAAGAGCCTGCACCATGCCGGGCATTTCCGCCAGCGGGTGGTTCGGCCGTGGGTGGATTTTGACCTCAATGGCGTGCCGGACGCCGCGGGAATCGCGCGGCAATTTCGCCAGCCGAAGTCCTTCCCGGAGATTGACTCACCGGCCGTGCGCGACGAGGCGATTGCGCTATTCGAGGCGCTGTCGGTGCGGCGAAGCCGCCTCGACGTGGAGGCGTCGGCGGAGCAATTATTTAAGTTTTTGGGGCTCAACGGCGACCTGTCCAGACCGGTGCGCTCGCGGCGCGGCGCGCTCTATACCATCGAATTTGGCACCCCGCGGGTGGCGTCGTTTCGCAGCTCGCGCTTTGGCAGCGGGATTCAGCTCATCATCCCGTCGAAGGCGAGCCCTTCGACGATCGCCGAGCTCCTCAATCAGGCGCCGGATGATTGCTTCCCGATTGTCTACTACCCGGGCCGGCTCAACCGCAGCCTGATGGAGCAATTGCGCCTGGCCGACGATGTCGCGCATTTTGACAATTACGATCTTCTGCGCCTCTGCGAAGCCCCGCTAGAGCAGCGGGAGTTGGGCTTTCAGCAGGTGATTTTGCCGCGCTCGCCGTTCCACGCGGTCAAGCCGTGGCAGCTGGGCGGACCGGTGTCGGCCGAGATGTTTAAGGGGCGCCGGGCGGTCATCGAGAGCCTCAAGGATGAGAAGGGCAGTACGGTGCTTTTCAGCGGTCGAATGATGGGCAAATCCTCCATCTTGGACCGCATCTATCGCGATATCGAGTCGGACACGACGCACCCGCTGCACCGGGCGATTAAAATCTCGAACTCACGCGCGCAGCTCTTTCGGGCGCTGACCAATGAGCTGGCGGACCTCTTGCCGCCCGCGGAGGCCAAGCGCGTCAAGGCGAAGGTCGACCGGATTGAGGACACCTCGGCCCAGTCGCCCGCGCAGAAGGGGGAGCTGGAGGCCCAGCGGCTCAACCTCATCGGCAAGGTCCTGGACACCTTCTTTGAGCAAGACGGCGCTCGGCTGTGGATTCTCATCGACGAGGCCGACCGCTTCGCCGCCGACGACGCGCGAAAGCCGCGCGACCACAGCATCGCCTGGCTGCTGCGTGACCGTGAGTTCAACCATCCGGGGCGCCTGCGGGTGGTGTTTGCGGGGTTTCAGACCATTCATAATCAGGTCATCTCCGAGAACGGCGCGTTCGCGAACTGGTTTGGCATCAAGCAGCTGAGCACGCTGGAGGATTCGGACGCGCGCGCGCTGATCGTGGAGCCCTTCGCGGACTTCGCGTTCTCGTTCGCCTCCGAGGCCGGCGTCGACCGCATCCTGGAGTTCACCGGCGGGCATCCGCTGCTTATTCAAGAGGTCTGCGCTCGGCTGATGGAGCGCACTCAGGCGCGGCGCACCGGCAGCCTGGAGGACGAGGTCATCACCATCGAGGCGGGGGATGTGGAGGTGGTGTGCCGCGACGACCAACTCCGCGACCGCCTCCACCAGGTGCTGAGCCTGAACCTCAACGAGAACCCGCGCCTGAAGCTGATGGTCTACCTGATCCTCTACAGTTGCGGGACCGGCAGCGAGTCGACGCTGCGCCTGGAGGACTTCAGCCTGGCCAGCCTCAAGGCGGAGCTGCTGAAGTGGTATGGCGAGCAATTTAACGACTATTTTGACGAGAAAAATATCGGCGCGCTGATCGCCCGGCTCAAGGCCCTCGGGCTGATTCGAAGCCACGGCGCGCGCTATGAGTTTGTGAACCAGACTTTTGCGCGCATGCTGCTGGAGTCGCCGACCTTCGAACAGACGCTTGAGGAGCTGCTGTCCTATGTGACCGACCCGGTCCAGGGGCAGCACCGGCGCTTCGTGACCCTGCCCAACGAGCATCTGGAGCGGGTGACGCATAATCGAGAGTCCGAGGAGAAGCAGAATTTGCTCTTCATCGGGCTGCCCGAGACGCGCGGGGATTATATCGCTAAAAAGTTATTCGGGCAGGCCGACTCGGGCGGCGAGGACTATCGGGAGGCGGAGGCGCTGAATTACTCCGTGGACACCCGGGTATTCCTGCTGTCGGGGGCGCAGTGCGAGTCGGTCGAAGATGTGCGGGCGGTGTTGAAGCGTGAGCTGAAAGAGACCCGAAAGACGTTGTCATTGGCCGATTTTATGGTCAAAAACAACCTGGAAACCCTGGTCATCACCCAGGCGGATAAGCTGGCGGAGTCGGGGGCGTTGCTCGACATTTCGCGCAGCCTCAACGAGCGTGACCGCTATGTCTTTGCGTTTGGCGGGGCGCCGCTTGCCCGGGCCTATGTGGGCCGGCTCTTCGCCGAAAATTTCGACACGATCCGGCTGGAGCGGCTGCGCGCGGCCGATATCGTGCGCTGGGGGCATCGCTTCTTGCCCCAGGAAGAGGACCACGCGATCATCTTCGACGACCATTGCTCGCGCGATGTGCGCCGGGCCACCGGCGGGTATTTGCCGTTGGTGCGCGAGTTCGCGGAGTTCGTGCGCCGCAACCATCAGACCGCGCGCGAGTATTTGCCGTCGCCCGAGGATGTGAAAAAATTCGAGAAGGTTCGCCAAAACGAGACCATCCGCCAGGCGCTCTTGTCGGAGTTGAGCCCGGTTGAGGCCGAGTTTATCGGCGGATTCTACCGCTTCGCGGCGGCTGAAGACCTGTGGGCGTTTGAGCGCGAACTCGTGGAGAACCTCGTCCTGCCGCACCTCAGAGAGGCGCTCGGGCTGGACGCCGGGGCGATGCGTGACGCGCTCGAGGTCTTGCAATTGCTCGACCTGATCGGGCGGGTGACCGAGGAGGGCGCGCGGTTGGTGCAGCTCGATATGGAGGGCCCGCTGGCCAGGCTCTATGGAGCAGGTGAGGCGCTATGA
- the mtnA gene encoding S-methyl-5-thioribose-1-phosphate isomerase: MKTVVAPLRWIGEMMPDGRLEMLDQRRLPAEEVWLPMPTYEAVADGIREMAIRGAPAIGIAAAYGVALAARAIFEQTSSADGLEVKLAPIYAHLAETRPTAVNLFWALERMKKCVVESAVLSGAARVERLFEEAAAISKEDRDNNERMGRLGADLFGPGTRIMTHCNTGGLATGGLGTAIGIIRALHHAGKLEHVWIGETRPYLQGARLTTWECQQDQIPSTLITDSMAAHFMQQGKVDAVIVGADRVAANGDVANKIGTYGLAVLCGYHKIPFYVAAPISTIDMETPSGEAIEIEQRSPREVTHLNGMAIAPEGMDAASPAFDMTPSSLIRAIITEDGILEAPYDVALAGLLG, from the coding sequence ATGAAGACAGTTGTTGCCCCGCTCCGATGGATCGGTGAGATGATGCCCGACGGGCGCCTAGAGATGCTCGACCAACGCCGATTGCCGGCCGAAGAGGTGTGGTTGCCGATGCCGACCTATGAGGCGGTGGCCGACGGCATTCGGGAGATGGCGATTCGCGGGGCGCCGGCCATCGGCATCGCCGCGGCTTACGGCGTCGCGCTCGCCGCGCGCGCCATCTTCGAGCAGACGTCTTCGGCGGATGGGCTCGAGGTGAAGCTCGCCCCGATCTATGCGCATCTGGCCGAGACGCGGCCCACCGCGGTCAACCTGTTTTGGGCGCTTGAGCGCATGAAGAAATGCGTCGTGGAGTCGGCCGTGCTTTCGGGCGCGGCGCGGGTCGAGCGACTCTTCGAGGAGGCCGCCGCCATCTCGAAAGAGGACCGCGATAATAATGAGCGGATGGGACGCCTGGGCGCCGATTTGTTTGGCCCCGGCACCCGCATCATGACCCATTGCAATACCGGCGGCCTGGCCACCGGTGGGCTCGGCACCGCCATCGGGATCATCCGCGCGCTCCACCACGCCGGCAAGCTCGAGCATGTGTGGATCGGCGAGACTCGCCCGTATTTGCAGGGCGCGCGTCTGACGACCTGGGAGTGCCAGCAGGATCAGATTCCCAGCACGTTGATCACCGACAGCATGGCCGCCCATTTTATGCAGCAGGGCAAGGTCGACGCGGTGATCGTCGGCGCCGACCGCGTCGCCGCCAACGGCGATGTCGCCAATAAAATTGGCACCTACGGCCTGGCGGTGTTATGTGGTTATCACAAGATTCCGTTTTATGTGGCCGCGCCGATTTCGACCATCGATATGGAGACGCCCTCGGGCGAGGCCATTGAGATCGAGCAGCGCAGCCCGCGCGAGGTCACCCATTTGAACGGGATGGCCATCGCGCCGGAAGGGATGGACGCCGCGTCCCCGGCCTTCGATATGACGCCCAGTTCGCTGATTCGTGCGATTATTACCGAAGATGGTATACTTGAGGCTCCATATGATGTCGCGTTGGCAGGGCTCCTGGGGTGA